Genomic DNA from Vibrio sp. SNU_ST1:
CCTGAAGAAGGGCTGGCCAAAGACAAGATATACCTTGTCGACACGTAGAAGATTTCCAGTTTAATTTACGAGGGTCATGTAAATTAAGCTGAGGTATCAGTTAGATACCCAGAGTGACTTACTACTCTATCGACGAATTTACTCCTAGGCGAGATCGAATATAAGGAGGGAATTCCCCTATAAACACTGACTCAACCTGATAATAGGAGAATCTAAGGTAAATATTTGAGGGCTTTTAGTAATACCAAGAGCTTATAGCTCTCGTAATACTCGGAATCCTAAATAGTTAGCGGCAGTAGAAGGCGAAACGTACAGTTCAGCAAACACTTTTGCCTCTTCAGGAGAGAAGCTCCACGCGCCCCCCTTAGCGATGCCTTTCTGGGTTGCAGTCCATTCCCAAACGTTACCTACTATGTCGTAGAAACCCGTTGGCGTTGGCAAGAATGATTTAACAGGGGAAGTACTGACGTTTGACCACTGTGTACCAGACCAACCAGTATTAGCTCTACCTGAACGGAATTTGTTGCCCCACCAGAAGCTGGTATCTTGACCCGCTCTTGCCGCCGCTTCCCACTCTTGTTGTGTTGGTAGACGGTAAGTAAAGCCAGTTTTTTTAGATAACCAACGTGTGTACGCTTTCGCATCGCTTTGGCTGACGCATACAACGGGTGAGTTATCGACTTGCTTGAAACCAGGAGCTTTCCAGTCATTGTCTGACACAGTCGTGATTTCTGCATTGACGAAGGTATCACAAGTGTTCATCAGCTCTGCGTCTGTCTGGTACCCTGTATTTTTCACAAATGCTTTAAAATCTTGAACACGAGTTGGGGTTGCCGCTAATGCAAATGGCTGTTTGATCGTGACTTGCTCAGCATTGTTTTCACCGAGTAGGTAAGTCCCGGATCCAACCACAATCATTTCTGGACTTTGAGTACCATTGCCCATTGGGTCGGCAAATTTGGTACCCACATTCAATGAATTCTGCTTCGCTTGTAATACTGCTCTTAGGTTGTGATCTCGGGCTATTTTTAGTTCTTGGTGGAAAGAAAGGTAACCTTCTTTCTCAATCGTAACCATGTGCTGCCCTGTAGGTAGCATCACTTCAACGGGTGTGCTGCCATAGTTCACACCATTGATAGAAACGTTATCATTATATTGATTTGAGCGAACCACCAAGTTAACCCAAGCAACTTCTTTCTGCTGATCATCGGCTTGCAGATCGCTCTGATCGAAACAGTTTGAGGATTTAATACCAAGTAGGCGGCAAGGGGTGTTCTTATCTGGACGAGTTTCTAAATTAGCGGCAATCACGGCTCGGTAACGGTTATCTTCGGAGAAGCCAGATGATTTCACGCTGTGTTGCAGAACGTGAATATTCAAAGATGCAGACGCTAGGTGTTCTTTTACTATTTTTGATTCTGTCGCGTTGTCTACAAGGCTATTTTGAAATTGTTTTACTGCTTTTTGAAGTGTCAAAGCCACTGTTTGGTCTGAACATTGAGCTAACGTCATGTCGCTGCTACAGCGGTTGGTAAAGCTAACGGTATGTTCTTGTGTTTGAGTCACCTCGCTTCTTAATCTCTCAGCTCTTGCTCTTAGTTTGTCTTGATTCAAATGGGCGATAGACATTTCTACAGCCGATTTTTCGGCTTTGATGGCCTCTAGTTCCATCACTAAGCTTTGAAGCTTTTGTTCTGAATCCGAAATCGTAAGCTTGTGCTCTTTTACCGATTTCCAGGCATCTTGAAAGCGGTTTTGAGCTGGTGAGATATCGAAATCTGGCTCATCAATCATGCGAGTGTAATCTTGCTCTAGGCTAGTTTTCGCCGTTGCGAGTTTTTGCTCTGATTGAGCTAATAACTTGGCTTGACGTGCCATTTGCTCTGCTTGGTTGTCGACTTGATTTTGTTTGTCCGCCATCTTCTTCTCGATAGCCGTTAAGCTGGCATGTTCTTCGAAAAGAGAGCTTTCAATGTCGATGACTGATGACGTGATTGCTAGAGATGTCGCTTCAGCGAAAACAGCAGGCGTCATTAAGCATGGAGCAAGTGCAAATAATAGAGTAGGAAAACCTTGGCGCATGTTGGGCTACTTCAGTCGTAATTTAGGTTAATTGAATATTCTAACGAAAACGCCATTTCGTTTGAAGCTACTTTCTATAACTACAACAAGATGGCGAGTATTCATTCAGCTTTGTGAAATAGGCACGGCTATTTATATCAGGCTTAGCTTTATATATTTAGATTTCATTTTCCTTACTAGGAAGGAGTTTCACCCAAATAGTATCGCTGCCGTTGATAGTCACTGTGCGGTTGTATGACTCGTAACCTTCTTTTGAGATGGTTACTTGATGACGACCGCTCGGTAGCGAAACCTCTAAGGGTGTGCTGCCGTATTTAATGCCGTTGATAGTGACTGAGTCATTATATTGATCAGAACGTACCATCACGTTTGCCCACTGCTTGTCGCTCTTCTTTGCAACCTTAACGTCGCTGTCCGTTAAACAGTAGCGAGTTGAAACGTTCAATAAGTTACATGC
This window encodes:
- a CDS encoding SUMF1/EgtB/PvdO family nonheme iron enzyme, whose protein sequence is MRQGFPTLLFALAPCLMTPAVFAEATSLAITSSVIDIESSLFEEHASLTAIEKKMADKQNQVDNQAEQMARQAKLLAQSEQKLATAKTSLEQDYTRMIDEPDFDISPAQNRFQDAWKSVKEHKLTISDSEQKLQSLVMELEAIKAEKSAVEMSIAHLNQDKLRARAERLRSEVTQTQEHTVSFTNRCSSDMTLAQCSDQTVALTLQKAVKQFQNSLVDNATESKIVKEHLASASLNIHVLQHSVKSSGFSEDNRYRAVIAANLETRPDKNTPCRLLGIKSSNCFDQSDLQADDQQKEVAWVNLVVRSNQYNDNVSINGVNYGSTPVEVMLPTGQHMVTIEKEGYLSFHQELKIARDHNLRAVLQAKQNSLNVGTKFADPMGNGTQSPEMIVVGSGTYLLGENNAEQVTIKQPFALAATPTRVQDFKAFVKNTGYQTDAELMNTCDTFVNAEITTVSDNDWKAPGFKQVDNSPVVCVSQSDAKAYTRWLSKKTGFTYRLPTQQEWEAAARAGQDTSFWWGNKFRSGRANTGWSGTQWSNVSTSPVKSFLPTPTGFYDIVGNVWEWTATQKGIAKGGAWSFSPEEAKVFAELYVSPSTAANYLGFRVLREL